ctggtggtccagtggttaagactctgagcttccactgcaggggctgtgctgcgcttagtcgctcagccatgtccgactttttgtgaacccatggactgtagcccgccaggctcctctgtccatgaggattctccaggcaagaatactggagtgggttgccatgccctcctccaggggaccttcaaaacccagggatcaaactcaggtgtcctgcactgcaggtggattctttactgtctcagccaccagggaagccaaaaaatactggaatgagtaggctatcccttctccaggggatcttcctggcccaggaatcgaaccagggtctcctgcattgcaggtgggttctttaccaactgagccaccagggaagcctccattgCAGGGGGTACAAGTCcactccctggttggggagctaagactccacatgccacgaGGCACagccccaaaataaaaattataaataaatacataaattaaaaaaataaaacctggtcCTGCATGACATCACCAATCTATTTAAACAACCAAGGCTGTAACCTCCTTATCTCAAGACTTCTCATTATGTGAAATTTTGTTCAAGCCAATATTTTTCAAACAGCAGGTTATATGAGTCAGGAACTCCAAGAAGTGGGTCAGAACTGGCActttttccaaaggaaatcaaacaaATACAGACCCATCAGTGTGCATCACCCTTAGGAAGGGGGCTGGTTCAAGTCACTTGAGCCCATGGCACATGCCGCCCACTGtccttctctgcttcttcctGAGCACAGGACTACacttcccagcctcccctgcagTGAGACAGGGCCGTGAGTTCTCACCGGGGTGAGTGGAAGGGAGGCACATCACTTGCGGACCCACCCTCACCCTCCCAAACCCAAGTCCCACGCTCTGTCCCCCTCACAGGCTGATACAAATGATGAAGGCCCTGGAGGGATGATGGAGCCACAAGAGGGAAAAGGCCTGGGTTTCTGAAtaagggtttccccagtggctcagctgtaaagaatccacctgccagtgtaggagacgcaggttcaatccctgggttgggaagatcccctggagaaggaagtgggaaccctctccagtattcttgcctcagaaatcccatggacagaggagcctggcgggctacagtccacagggtagcaagagtcagacatgacttagtgactaaacacctcTGAATAAAGGAAACtgctttatttaataataatatttaataatattcctttattaataggaataaaggaaaccaatccaAGAACTGACATTCTGCTGTGTTGGCTGTTATGTAAGTGGGTCTATTCATCACAGCAGCCTAGTCTAAGCAAAACTAACTACTGAGATACAAGCCATGACATAAAGCATATTGAGAAACCCCAGTTTTAAAAACCACTtcctaaaaaaaagtaaaaagccaCTTCCTCGTGGGTTTTCTGTTACAGCTGAAAACATTCTGCTTGAGTCACCAGTTTCTTcccatgaccctgtggactggggGGGGACAGTTCCCACCCCATAGTGGGATCTgacatttggaaggaatgagtTCCCCTCTGTGGCGtggcccaccctccccttcctgaCCCTGAAACCCTGTCTAAATATCTCCTGGATTCCTCTCTGGCACCAGCACTCAGGATTCAGCCTCCTCTCCGCCCCTGCATTACCTGAAGCACCAATGCATCCAGGGCGACCCTCCGAATCTCCGGGACCGGGTAGGGGGCGAAGGCATCATAGTCCGATTCAGCATAGAGGCGGAAGCAGACGCCGGGGCCCGTGCGGCCCGCCCGGCCCTTACGCTGCTCGGCACTGGCCTGACTGATCCAGAACTCCTGCAGCCGCTGCAGTTTGGCCTGTGGGTCGTAGCTCATCTCCTTCACCTTCCCTGGGCGGGCAGAAGgggagcaggaagggaagggaaggtgtGTGCAGGACCCATGTGGGCCCTCCACGTGCCTGGGCCTCGACCAACACCTCACTTAGGACTCTTCTAGTAACACTATCCCAGGGCTTAGTTTGGGCCCCACTCTACCATTCTGTTAATgtattcttcagtttcttcattcatgcatcttttcatttacttcttcATGCCTTTCTTTATTCAGAGATTCAGTCGTCCAACAAATTTTATTAATACCTACTaggtgccaggcttccctgatggcttagatggtaaagaatccacctgcaatgcaggagacctgggttgggaagatcccctggaggagggcatggcaacccactccaatattcttgcctggagaatccccatgaacagaggagcctggagggctacagtccaagcggctgcaaagagtcagacacgactgagcgactaagcacacacacacaggtgccaggcactggactATGAAGTAGGGACACAGCtgtgaacaaaacaaagtcccTTCGTTCACGGGGCTGAACAAAACACCAGATTTCATCAGTTCAAGACCACgcttttttcatacttttttgtcTCTCAAAATGGAATGCACCTTAAAATTAGTGACATGTCATTGATTAACAGACAGCATTTTCTAACAGTAcataaaattatgtgtgtgttagtcgctacTCAagcccaattctttgcaaccccatggactgaagcccaccagggtcctatctataggatttcccaggcaaggatactagagtggtttgccatttccttttctcatcAATGGTACCAGATTCAATACAGTAAGGTAActgctaacatttactgagcatttgttCACCCTGTGCCAGGTACTGGCCTCAGCCCCCAAGCGTATTAAGTCTTCTAATCCTCACAACCTGAAGGAGGTGctattattactttattatttattattattatttacaagtGAACAAAATGACCCACTGAGATTGTCAGACCttggtcacacagccagcaaggtACCTGGCCAGGCTGGTTCCAGTGTCTCCTCACCACTAAGCTATGCTGACTTTTCAGAAAAGAGTCTAGCTGGGATATAAAATATAATGCCCCacactatgaagaaaaataaagcctcatGAGGGAGGTGACAGTGAAAGGAGATCACTTAGATAACGTGGACAAGGTGGGCTTCTCTACTGGGGAGACATTTGCACAGGTCCTGAAATGAGGTGAGGGAGTGAGCCGTGTGGATATCTGGGGGAAAGACAGCTCTCAGCAGAGACAAcagtaagtgcaaaggccctgaggcaggggcAAGCTTGGACGGCCTGAACGAGACTAAGATGCCACCACTCTCCACAGCCCCAAACACTACCAACCTCCCTGCCTCTGTGTGAGCTCCCTCACTACACACGCACATCTCCAACCCCACACCTCACCAGGTCCTGGGGGAAGCCAGGGGGCACCCTTACCAGAATCCACCACGAAGCGGATCCCGTCAATGGTGACTGAGGTCTCAGCGATGTTGGTGGAGAGGATGCATTTCCGGACTCCAGGGGGGGCCACGTCGAATACCTGGGGGGCGGTAAAGAGGTGGCCTTGGGGCCTTGTCTTTGTCCTACCCCACCCAGGCTCTTTGCACAACTAACATGGCACTCACTGACCCCTGTGTCTGGGGGCCTCGTGGATCTCCCATGGGACCTCCGTCATACGTCTCAAACAGCCTAAGCACCTTCTACCAAACCCTTTCCTCCTTGGGCCCCCATCTCCTCATCTACTGCATCACTGGGGACAGAACCTGGGCCATTTTGGGTGTTCATCTCTCCTCACCCATCCAGCCACAGCCGATCCCCTTGAATATCCCCAAAGCCACAGCCCCTGCCTCGGTCCATGCCTATTCTTTCCCACCCAGATCCCGCTCCAGCTTCCTCCCTGGTCTCTGGTctcacccctcccatccagccttcACATGCAACAGAGGGATCTGCTAAAGCAAACAGAACTGCCCGCCACCTTGCTCAGAACCCTCCCAAGATCCCCCCGTGCCCTCAGGACAAAGTCCAGGCCTGCAGTGGGTCTTCCAGGCCCCTGGTGGTCTACCCTGTGCACCTCCCTGGTCCCATGACTTCCCCCTCACAATCTGGACCCAGCCACTCTGCGTGTAGTTTCCCAGCTGCCCTGTCTTTCTCTCACCCCAGGCCCTTTGCACAAGCCCTTCTCATGGACCCAAAAGACAGTcaggcacagtggttaagagtgGTTAAGAGTCAGCAACTACAGCCTGTGTGCCAAATCCACTCTGTGACCTGTTTTTGTGAATCAAACTTAACAGAGCACAGCCTCACCTGGTGAGTCTACAGCTGCTTTGTAGCAGGGTAGTTGTGACAAAGACCACATGCCCATAAAACCTGAAGATTCCACCCTCTTCACAGAAAGTCTGCCAACAGATGGttcggagcatgggctctgatACCAAATTACCAAGTTCTACAGCCTGGCTCTGCCAGTCACGTGACTCTGCCTGAGTGcctatgcctcagtttctgcagCTGTCAAATGGGGACACAGGACCCGGCAGACAGGGTGGTTCAGACACTGCCCAGCACAAAACAAGTGCCCCACACACTTTAGCTGGCACATGCGTTTTCCTGCCCCCCGTCCCAGAATGGGGCTTTCTCAGGTCTCCATTTGCAAAGTCCCTTCCCCAGGGAGCCTTTCCTGAATCCACCAAGACTCTGCTCTCAGAATATCCGAGGCTTTCCTCTACTACTTGTAGAATCGTTGATGACATGCCCATCCGGCCCCCAGCAGACCAGCAGCTTGAGGGGAAGCCCCCACCGTGTCCCAAAGGGGCCCCCTGGTGCAAGAGAAGCACTAGGAAGCGCTCaaatgttatttcttccttttctttcttcttttttttttttttaactttttggctgtgttttggttttgttttttacttttacggctgcaccccacagcatgtgggctcttggttccccaaccaggggtggaacctgtgtcccctgcagtggaagcatggagccttaacctCGGGACccaaccaccagggaggtccctcaaaGGTTATTTCTTTAATCACTAAACAACCACATGTGACCTGAAGGGACTCTCCTGGAGGTGATTATGGCAGGCAGCCTCCAGGATGGCCGGGGCAGTCTTACCTCGCGGGATTCACAGCCTCACCTGGTACTGTTCCTTTGAACAGGGCAGAGGTGATGGTTTGTGATTTCCACAGCTACCTCATAAAAGATGCTATGGCTTCTACTTTGGTCTTTTGGGAAGAGCTGGCCATCACATTGTGAGAACTCCCAAGTAGCCCCCTAGAAAGGCCCCCCAACCAAGAGCCAGCCATGTGAGTGAGTGCTCCATCTCAGAAGAGAatcctccagccccagtcaaACCTTCAAATGACAGCAGCCCCAGCTGACACCTGACCACGActcatgagagaccctgagccaggaCCATCCAGCTAAGCTCCTCCCAGATTCCTGACCAACAGACACCACGTAAGACGTGTAAGACAATGACTGTAACAGTGGCCATGCTCTAGCTCCTGGGGTGATTTGTTAGACCGACAGTGACCCAGAGACCTGTCCCCCAGCACCCTTCCATTCCAAGCAGGCAGTCTCTTCACCTTTCCCCACACCTGACTCCCAGATTGCTCCGTCCAGGCCTTTGCTCAAGCTAGTTCCCCCAACCTGGActgccttccttcctcttcctttactCAAAATTCTCCTGTCTGCCAAAGCCCAGCCCCAGTGCCCCCCACCTCATCAGGAAGCTCGCCCCGCAACATCCTCCCCCAGCTGAAAGATGTGAGTGGCCCCTCTCTGCAGCCCACAGCCCAGGGTCGTGGGGTGGCCTCAGTCCTGTGTCagccaccccagcccctcctcctgggCTACGCAGCGAGGCACCCCCTGCCCCGCTCCACCCGGCTACACTCCGCACCTTGTCCTGGTCGGCCACAGAGAGGGCGCTGTGCAGCGGCAGCACCACCCAGCGCTGGGTGTGGCTGGCATAGGCCTGGGCGGGCTCGAGCACGGCGCTGATCTCCGCCATGCCGCTGAGGAACACCAGGAGGTCGCCCCGCTCCTCGGGGGGGTACTTATTGTCGATGGCTTCCAGCACCCTGAGGAAGGGCCTCGGGTCCAGCTTCTCTGACTTGGACGTGGTTGGCTCAGCCTCCTGCGGCTGGTACACGACCTGCGAGGAGACGGCCCCAGGCAGGAGCAGACCTGGTCACTCCAGGTGaccagggggtggggaggccacAGGCTGATGGAGAGGACAGACCAGCCAGGCAGCAGACAGAGGACAAACTGTCTCAAATATTCAGCTTGAAGAGGATGTGAGAAAAGGACAAAGTATCAAGGTAACTGGGAAGTTTCTGGGGTACTGGTAATGTTTCATGCCTTTTAACCTAGATACTGGCTCcattcaagtatttttaaaaattttttcttgtgataaaaactaaaaaattttttttatttatttggctgtgccaggtcttagttgcggcatgtgggatctagttccctgaccagggatcgaacacggctccccagcattgggagctcggagtcttagccactggaccgccagggaagtccccgttgAGACATTTAATTCGTGAAAATTAATTGAGCTATACACTTGTGATACACATAAATCTTTTGTAGTTGGAGTATAACTCCAACAATGACAAAATTTTAAGGGGTGGAGTCGGAATTGAAACCCTCAAAATCACTTCTCTGAAAGCACCCTCTCTGTTTTTAATGACTACTTAGAAGACAGATTGATGGGCACTGAGATCCAGAAACCACAAGGAACGCTGCATTTCCTGCCGTGAGGAGCCTCAGAGCTGTTATCAAGCCTTGGCCCCAAAGAACAAGAGGAAGGAGCGGTTATCAAACCATAAAGGAGAGGACTGTGCGGAGAGGCGTCCTGGAAGGAGCTTCGAGGTTTAGCCCACTGCAGACCTCGAGGGAAGGGGCGGCCTCTCCTTTTCCACTGGCCAAGGAGAAGCTGGGTGGAGGGGGGGTCCGTTAGTGCCTGCCGGGGCAGACAGGAAGGTAGGGAAGGGCACAGGAGATCTGGAAGGGCAAACAGAAGCTACCTGGCCCAGTGCCACATCTATCTGTGAGCAGGATTTAAGTCCTGGCCCTGCCACTTCTGAGGGATGCTGATAAACACCCTGAAGGGCACAAccaagaattatccagcccaaaaTACCAACTGTGCTGAGTCTGAGAAACCCTGCCCTGTGAGATGGTAAAGCGATGAGAAAGGAGGAGCCTGGGACCCTGAATGACCATGTGCAACAGAATTGCTCATCAATCTGGACCAGCCTGGACAAGTTGGTTCTATTCTGTTAGATAAAAAAATTTCTGTGTTATTTGAGCCTTTAAATTTTGGGCTCTCCTCTAACAAGCAGTTAGCACTCTCCCTAGGACACTGCAAATGCCCAGAAAatagcagcttccctggtggtacagtggataagaatctgcctgtccatgcaggggacatgggttcagtccctggtccaggatgatcccacgtgccacggagccACTAAGTCCATGCGCCTCAGCTACTGAGTCCGAgctgtagagcctgtgctccgcaacaagagaagcctcgcaatgagaagctcgtgcaATGCTGCAACAGTGCAGCAGccacaaaataaatacagaaaaactttaaaaagagagagaaggtcattaattaaagagatggggaacagagaaggagagaagcgAAGCCACATGTCCAGGTTGGCCAGGGACCGGGTGGGGAGTCTGGggcttggggggtggggtggggggcggcgggaGGCGTGGGCAGCACTGACCGTGATGGGGAAGAGCCGCCCCGGCACCTGCACCACGGGGGCGTTGCCGAAGTAGCTGGAGAAGAGCGAGATGTTGATGGTGGCCGACATGAGGACAACCTTGAGGTCAGGCCGCTGGGGCAGCAGGCGCTGGAGGACCCCCAGGAGGAAGTCGTTGTGGAGGTGCCGCTCATGCACCTCGTCCACGATCAGCACCTGGTACTGGGGCAGGCTGGGCTCCCGCTGCATCTGCCGGAGGAGCAGCCCCACCGTCAGGAACACGATCTTCGTGGCCGCCGAGCGCGTGCTCTCGAAACGAATCTGGTAGccaacctgggggtggggggtgggagggggtggtcaGAGAGGACACTGGGCCTGTCCTGTAGCCTCTGACCCTCCCCATATCAAAAACCTGAGCAAGTGTCCCACATTAGAGCCCGGAGACCAACAGGCTTGGGTTCGAATGTCACCTCTGCCACTTAGTGCTGCCGACTTTGGGCAATTCCATCCCAGagacatattttttccttctagatGCCCTGAGAATTACATGCGCTAATGCACATGAAGTATTTGGCATGGAGCCTGATGTATGATACTAATTAATTACAATAGTAACGATTAACCTTTCTCTGAGTCCCTTCTAAGTACCAGGAACTACTTTAAATCTTTATGTATAtcaactcatttcatcctcacaaccaCCACACAATGTAAGCACTATTATTACCCTCatctcacagatggagaaactgaagccaGTCATCCAAAGTAAACAGGCTAAAAAATGTTATTGAAAGGAAACATATCTTAACCCTTACCTCACATCGTACACACCTCGATTTCAGATGTGTTTCTCTAGTCGGGGCActtaggcttagttgccccatagcatgtgggatcttagttccctgaccctgatagaacccaagtcccctgcgttggaaggtggattctgaaccactggactgccagggaagtctcaataacaatttttaagtgGTCGAGCCAGGATTAGAACCCTAGATATCATTAGTAAGAAAcatcctcattcttttttttctgactgcCTAGAGAAAGACTGATAAACATTTAggcatttccaattttttttacaGTACTAAACTGGCTACCGTTAGCGCCTTTGTCATTTGGACCATATCCAGGCCAAtctataaaaaaatttctaggagAAGCATTGCCAGGTAGAAGGGTAGTGTTTTCGTAACTTCACTGATATTAACTTATCCCGTGAGGTTATGTGAGAAAACCTGGAAGCCTGTTCTGCCCCACTCACCTGTGAGCCGTACTGACTGAGGCTCTCGAAGCCAACGCGCTTGGCCAGTGAGATGCAGGCGATTCGCCGGGGCTGGGTGCAGGCCACGTGACTGCAGCCGGCGGCCAGCAGGTACTGGGGCACCTGGGTGGACTTGCCGCAGCCCGTGTcgcccgccaccaccaccacctggtgCTCCTTCAGCATCTGCAGGATGTGGTGCCCGTACTGGGCAATGGGCAGTGCCGCCCGCTCCCGCTGCAGTTTGGCCAGTCGCCCAAACGCCTGCTTCTGGCAGAAGTCCAGGTAGTGCAACAGGGCTTGGCGGAACTCGGACGCTCTCTCCGGGGGCAGGCGCCTGCCCGGCCCCCGAGAGTCCCGAGCGTCCGGGCCGAGGACGGAGAGGTTGATGCGGTAGCGAGGGTCGTAGGCGCGAGGCAAGTCGGCCAGTGCTGGGTGGCTGTGCTTGGGCTGCCTGgcatctttctcctccttcctggtGGTCTTGAGATTCTGGAACCTCTGCAAGCGTTCAAAGAATGTCCAAAACTTCTGACACTCCTCAGAACCCTGCCGGATATAATCCTCATCGCCAAAGAAGGCATCCTCAAAGAGGCGCCGTGTCTCGGGACAATTCCAGTTCCATTTCTCTGGGGCCGCTTCAGGACTGGGAGCCCGGGGTCGGTCCCAGGGACCCCTGCCCTCCCTTGTTCTGGGAGGCGGCATGCCGTGGCCAATCCCAGGGCTGTCACAAAACCGGCCTCAGTTCTGAGCCCCTAGACCAAATATTCTCGGACATTCCCCACTTGCTGCAGTGAGAGGCCAGTGCCGGCAAGAAGGCAGCACTTTCTCCTCCAAGAGCTAATCTCCTCTTCAGTGGTGCTACAGGATCGACACAGGAGTTGGCAGAGCAAATGGCCTGCGGCCTGGGTCAGGCTGGTGACGCACAGGGCACCTCACGACTCCTGTGGTGACCTCTGGGATGGACACAAGTTCATCCTGGGGCTGCAGGCCCTGGATGTTTGCGGGAAAAAACAGAAGACAGTCATTTATTAGACACATTTACTGACAGCCTGCTGTTTTGCAAGCACTGGACTAGGGGAAGGGACAGCAATGGGTAAGACCACACTGAGCGCCCACAGGGGGTCCTGCCACCAGACTCTTGACAATCCAGAGATGGGGGCAGCAAGAAAGGAAGCCCGGGGGCTGCAGGAGCCTTCCTTGACCATGCCTGGGAGTCAGGGAAGGATCCCCAAGAAGGGGATTTTGGACCTGAAGGAATGTAGGTCACATGGCCAGCCAACAGCAGAACTTGGTCATGAGACACAACAACATGAGAGGCGTGGTCTACTGAGTTTCAGGATCCCCGGAAACCCTCTGGAATTCAGTGCCTGATTTTGCAAGTGTTGCATGGTTTGTTTTTGCCTGCCTGGCACTTCccgcttttgtttttttttttttttcctgaaaaacaaaTGCACTCTCCTTGGGAGAGTAGCCCTTCTTGAAATCTACATGGTTTCCACTGCCTATAAGTCCGAGAACTCCTATTGATTGGGCAAGTGACAAAGGCCTGGCCAATCATGGTATCCCACTCCCCCTTTAACCAGTGACTGGTCTGAGGAGTAGACATGTGACCCAAGGAGAGGCAGTCAGGGCCTTTCCCAGGAATTTACACTAGGCTGTCAGCACAGAAAAGCTTATCTACTGTTGGCTAAGCAAGGATGATATAAGCAGGGAACTCTTTGTAGCACGTCTTAAATAGTCTTTTCCTAGAAATCTTTCCTACAGAAAAGACTGCATGTGGGCACAAGGAGGCACACACAAGGATGGTCACCAAGCAACCACAAGGACAGAAGTGGAAGAGGGACAGGGGAGAAGCTTGGCAACGCCATTCAGTGCTTGAGTTCCTTCCAAAAGTCCATTTCACCGCTAAGTCCATTTGCTTAAGGCCTGGTTTCTTAGCTGCGTAAACTCCTAACCAATGAAGCACATCCCCTTGTATATGCTATTTTCTGGAGCGAAGCCCA
The nucleotide sequence above comes from Bos indicus x Bos taurus breed Angus x Brahman F1 hybrid chromosome 18, Bos_hybrid_MaternalHap_v2.0, whole genome shotgun sequence. Encoded proteins:
- the DHX34 gene encoding probable ATP-dependent RNA helicase DHX34 isoform X2 encodes the protein MPPPRTREGRGPWDRPRAPSPEAAPEKWNWNCPETRRLFEDAFFGDEDYIRQGSEECQKFWTFFERLQRFQNLKTTRKEEKDARQPKHSHPALADLPRAYDPRYRINLSVLGPDARDSRGPGRRLPPERASEFRQALLHYLDFCQKQAFGRLAKLQRERAALPIAQYGHHILQMLKEHQVVVVAGDTGCGKSTQVPQYLLAAGCSHVACTQPRRIACISLAKRVGFESLSQYGSQVGYQIRFESTRSAATKIVFLTVGLLLRQMQREPSLPQYQVLIVDEVHERHLHNDFLLGVLQRLLPQRPDLKVVLMSATINISLFSSYFGNAPVVQVPGRLFPITVVYQPQEAEPTTSKSEKLDPRPFLRVLEAIDNKYPPEERGDLLVFLSGMAEISAVLEPAQAYASHTQRWVVLPLHSALSVADQDKVFDVAPPGVRKCILSTNIAETSVTIDGIRFVVDSGKVKEMSYDPQAKLQRLQEFWISQASAEQRKGRAGRTGPGVCFRLYAESDYDAFAPYPVPEIRRVALDALVLQMKSMSVGDPRTFPFIEPPPPTSLETAILYLRDQGALDSSEALTPIGSLLAQLPVDVVIGKMLILGSMFHLAEPVLTIAAALSVQTPFTRSAQSNPECAATRRPLESDQGDPFTLLNVFNTWVQVKSERGRNSRKWCRHRGIEEHRLYEMANLRRQFKELLEDHGLLAGAQAPQPGDSYSRLQRRRERQALYQLKRRHEEGVGRKRKVLRVQDDQDGWSSDEDRGGSASRGAGDSVDIQDVKFKLRHNLEQLHAAASSAQALTRDQMALLKLVLGRGLYPQLAVPDPFNSSRKDSDQIFHTQTKQGVVLHPTCVFTNSPEVLHAQEQAARGSDGSRDDRDKMSSKHQLVTFVSLLETNKPYLVNCVRVPALQSLLLFSRSLDTNGDCSRLVADGWLELQLADTESAVRLLAASLRLRAHWESALDRQLAHQARRRLEDEEEEEEEAPVNHKEVAALSRELLQFMTSKGLRKLPPSPPEGICSAEALPLRGLPEGLSVHAHGNPAAPEAARVNPAHPGPGPRPGLPPSPPA